In one Apteryx mantelli isolate bAptMan1 chromosome 9, bAptMan1.hap1, whole genome shotgun sequence genomic region, the following are encoded:
- the CLCN2 gene encoding chloride channel protein 2 isoform X5, which produces MKTILRGVVLKEYLTLKTFVAKVIGLTCALGSGMPLGKEGPFVHIASMCAALLSRFLSLFGGIYENEARNIEMLAAACAVGVGCCFAAPIGGVLFSIEVTSTFFAVRNYWRGFFAATFSAFIFRVLAVWNKDEETITALFKTRFRLDFPFDLQELPAFAVIGIASGFGGALFVYLNRKIVQFMRRQKTINRFLMKKRLLFPALVTLLISTLTFPPGFGQFMAGQLTQKDTLVTLFDNQTWAKQGLSEEFEYMGILEAWRHPRSNVFVTLVIFILMKFWMSALATTIPVPCGAFMPVFVIGAAFGRLVGESMAAWFPDGIHTNSNTYRIVPGGYAVVGAAALSGAVTHTVSTAVIVFELTGQISHILPVMIAVILANAVAQSLQPSLYDSIIRIKKLPYLPELGWGHEKYNVRVEDIMVRDIRYITLNCKYRDLQHVLHSTKLKSLALVESAESMILLGSIERAQVVSLLSHQLSPERRLQALREKVLAEQPGTTEDGHRLSDAGVRFQISTEASSFAPVRGSSRKPLKSALKRVPSGLAESPPAGTTDHTGIALKSLFCANTAAEPTEAQGTAQRKVKHVRISISEDLELGDKMTPLEVMEWEEQQLDQPVDFSSAKIDPAPFQLVEHTSLHKTHTVFSLLGLDHAYVTSIGRLVGMVSLKELRKAIEGSLTAKGVKVRPPLASFRDSTTSASEPDTTDIRQLWDRHQHHPMPREAGPADEASPDKSQ; this is translated from the exons ATGAAGACCATCCTGCGGGGCGTCGTGCTGAAGGAGTACCTCACCCTCAAGACCTTCGTGGCCAAGGTGATCGGGCTGACGTGTGCCCTGGGCAGCGGCATGCCCCTGGGCAAGGAG GGCCCCTTCGTCCACATCGCCAGCATGTGCGCGGCACTGCTCAGCCGCTTCCTCTCCCTCTTCGGCGGCATCTACGAG AACGAGGCGAGGAACATCGAAATGCTGGCAGCCGCCTGTGCCGTTGGCGTCGGCTGCTGCTTCGCCGCCCCCATTGGAG GTGTCTTGTTCAGCATCGAGGTCACCTCCACTTTCTTTGCCGTCCGCAACTACTGGCGCGGCTTCTTCGCTGCTACCTTCAGCGCCTTCATCTTCCGTGTCCTCGCAGTCTGGAACAAGGATGAAG AGACAATCACGGCGCTGTTCAAAACCCGCTTCCGCCTCGACTTCCCCTTCGACCTGCAGGAGTTGCCTGCCTTCGCTGTCATCGG GATCGCCAGTGGCTTTGGGGGCGCGCTCTTCGTCTACCTCAACCGCAAGATCGTGCAGTTCATGCGCCGCCAGAAGACCATCAACCGCTTCCTCATGAAGAA GCGTCTGCTCTTTCCTGCCCTGGTGACGCTGCTCATCTCCACACTGACCTTCCCGCCCGGCTTCGGACAGTTCATGGCTGGCCAG CTCACCCAGAAGGACACCCTGGTGACGCTGTTCGACAACCAAACGTGGGCCAAGCAGGGGTTGAGTGAGGAGTTTGAGTACATGGGCATCTTGGAGGCTTGGCGCCACCCTCGCTCCAACGTCTTCGTCACCCTCGTCATCTTCATCCTCATGAAG TTCTGGATGTCAGCCCTGGCCACCACCATCCCTGTGCCCTGTGGAGCCTTCATGCCCGTCTTTGTCATTG GGGCAGCCTTCGGGCGCCTGGTGGGTGAGAGCATGGCGGCCTGGTTCCCAGACGGCATCCACACCAACAGCAACACCTACCGCATCGTGCCAGGGGGCTACGCCGTGGTGG GGGCGGCCGCGCTGTCAGGCGCTGTCACCCACACGGTGTCCACGGCTGTCATCGTCTTCGAGTTGACGGGGCAGATCTCCCACATTCTGCCCGTCATGATCGCTGTGATCCTGGCCAACGCTGTGGCCCAGAGCCTCCAGCCCTCCCTCTATGACAGCATCATCCGCATCAAGAAGCTACCCTATCTCCCCGAGCTGGGCTGGGGACACGA GAAATACAACGTGCGGGTGGAGGATATCATGGTGCGGGACATCCGCTACATCACCCTCAACTGCAAATACCGAGACCTGCAGCACGTCCTGCACAGCACCAAGTTGAAGAGCCTGGCGCTGGTGGAGTCAGCTG AGTCCATGATCCTGCTGGGCTCCATTGAGCGGGCGCaggtggtgtccctgctcagccACCAGCTCAGCCCTGAGCGACGGCTCCAGGCTCTGCGGGAAAAGGTGCTGGCAGAGCAGCCGGGCACCACCGAGGATGGGCACCGGCTCTCCGACGCAGGTGTGCGCTTCCAG ATCAGCACTGAGGCGTCATCCTTCGCCCCCGTGCGCGGCAGCTCCCGCAAGCCCCTGAAGTCAGCGCTCAAGCGGGTGCCCAGCGGCTTGGCGGAGAGCCCCCCGG CGGGCACCACTGACCACACCGGCATCGCTCTCAAGAGCCTCTTCTGTGCCaacactgctgcagagcccaCCGAG GCCCAGGGCACCGCCCAGCGCAAGGTCAAACACGTCCGCATTTCCATCTCG GAGGATCTGGAGCTGGGTGACAAGATGACCCCGCTGGAG GTGATGGAGTGGGAGGAGCAGCAGCTAGACCAGCCTGTGGACTTCAGCAGTGCCAAGATCGACCCCGCGCCCTTCCAGCTGGTGGAGCACACGTCGCTGCACAAG ACCCACACCGTCTTCTCACTGCTGGGCCTCGACCACGCGTACGTCACCAGCATCGGGCGGCTGGTGGGCATGGTGTCGCTCAAGGAG CTGCGCAAGGCCATCGAGGGCTCGCTGACGGCCAAGGGGGTGAAGGTGCGCCCGCCGCTCGCCAGCTTCCGCGACAGCACCACCAGCGCCAGCGAGCCCGACACCACCGACATCCGCCAGCTCTGGGACCGCCACCAGCACCACCCCATGCCCCGCGAGGCCGGCCCCGCTGACGAGGCCTCCCCCGACAAGAGCCAGTGA